One segment of Mus caroli chromosome 6, CAROLI_EIJ_v1.1, whole genome shotgun sequence DNA contains the following:
- the Ndufa4 gene encoding cytochrome c oxidase subunit NDUFA4 translates to MLRQILGQAKKHPSLIPLFVFIGAGGTGAALYVMRLAMFNPDVSWDRKNNPEPWNKLGPNEQYKFYSVNVDYSKLKKEGPDF, encoded by the exons ATGCTACGCCAGATCCTCGGGCAAGCCAAGAAGCATCCCAGC TTGATTCCTCTCTTCGTCTTTATCGGAGCAGGGGGTACAGGAGCAGCACTGTATGTGATGCGCTTGGCAATGTTTAATCCAGATGTCAG cTGGGACAGAAAGAACAACCCAGAGCCATGGAACAAACTGGGTCCTAATGAACAATATAAG ttctaCTCTGTGAATGTGGACTACAGCAAACTGAAGAAAGAAGGCCCAGACTTCTAA